Proteins from a genomic interval of Rhipicephalus microplus isolate Deutch F79 chromosome 6, USDA_Rmic, whole genome shotgun sequence:
- the LOC142765842 gene encoding uncharacterized protein LOC142765842, whose translation MASLGARTSKLEEELSKLRAKKGMKSLVKNEWKVASGILIPKPVRSPEAENLRPISLTSCLGEVVEHVINDRFSKHIDDEDLFQNNLIGFRAHISAQDAMLLIKHDIINRDIRDTRAILGLDLKKAFY comes from the exons ATGGCATCTCTTGGTGCTAGGACTTCCAAGCTTGAAGAAGAGCTCAGCAAACTGAGAGCCAAAAAGGGCATGAAGTCGCTGGTTAAGA ATGAGTGGAAGGTTGCGTCCGGGATTCTTATTCCCAAGCCTGTGCGCAGCCCCGAGGCTGAGAACCTCCGGCcaatctccctcacgtcttgctTGGGCGAGGTGGTGGAGCATGTGATAAATGATCGGTTCTCTAAGCACATTGATGACGAGGATCTTTTTCAAAACAACTTGATAGGCTTCAGAGCTCACATCTCTGCGCAGGACGCCATGCTACTCATCAAGCATGATATAATAAATAGAGACATCCGAGACACGAGGGCCATTCTCGGTCTCGATCTGAAAAAGGCCTTCTACTAA